The DNA window GCTACTATAACGAAGTACAAAACGGCAAGATTCTATTATTTGTAGACCGTGAGTATGGTGCAAACTACGAAGGACAAGCACCTTATGACAATACTTCAACAAGCACTGCAGCAGGAACAATGGGTGCAGCAGGACTAGGTAGCAACAGAAATCATCTAGATAACGAAGCTGTAGGCAGAGATGGTCTAACAGTAGACACAAATGAAGAAAACGATGTTTATTACAATAAGAAAAACGATACATTTAGTCGAGACACAACTGACACAGCAGGTGTTGGAAAAGATGCAGGAACAGGCTTTGGTCTTGGATCTGACCGTACAACGGAAGATTTAAATCGTACAGATCGTCTTGATGGGACGGATAAAAACTTTAACCATGGAGACACAGAAGAAGAGAAACTTCGTTTACACGAAGAACGTTTAAGTGTTGACAAAGAACGTGTGCAAACGGGTGAAGTCAATGTTGGAAAACACGTTGTCGAAGAAAACCAAACAATTGAAGTACCAGTAGAACGTGAAGAAGTCTATATAGAGCGTCGCCCAGTAAATGAAGAAACAACAGGGAATTCCTTTGATAACAATTCTGGATTAACAGGAGATGCATATCAAGAAGGCGAAAACATCCATATTCCCGTGACAGAAGAACGCGTTGAGGTGACAAAAAAAGATGTAGTAGCTGAAGAAATTATAGTTGGAAAACGTAAAGTACAAGACACAGAAACTGTGAATGAAACGGTTCGTCACGAAGAAGCGGATATCGACGAAGATACCATTTCAACAAAAGACAAGTTAAATCATGATGATCACAAAGATCGTGATCGTTTCTAAAGAAAATCTAGTTGAAGGCGGGGATTAATCCCCGTCTTTTTGTTCGTCCAACAGGAATAGCGTATAGTAGAAAGAGGCAAGGAGGGATAGCAATGGACGGTAAAAAAAGAAGTGACGTTAAGCCAGGTATTGAAGTACATGTGATTTTAAAGCAAGATCAGCGTTCAGGCAAGAAAACACACGGTGTTGTAAAAGATTTGCTAACAAATTCTGCGACACATCCACATGGCATTAAAGTTCGCTTACAAGATGGACAAGTAGGACGGGTCTGTGAGATTTTATCAGGAAAATAGAGCTTCTTTCACTTTTATGTAAGAAAGCACTGTGCACCAAGCCTCTTTAATAACAAGGACTATTATAAGTTAAACAAAAACGGATCCATTAAAATGGGTCTGTTTTTGTGTTAATATAGGGATATTGAAAAATGAAGGAGTCTCTCAAAATGAGCCAATTCTTTGAACGTAAAAAACAGGAACTTGGAGTTCAATTAAATAAAATACAGCGAAAAGCAGTAGAGCGTACAGAAGGTCCTTTGCTGTTGTTAGCGTGTCCGGGGTCTGGAAAAACGACTACGATGATTATGCGTATCGGTTACCTAATCGAAGAAAAAGGGATATCTCCGCAACGTATCAAAGCGATTACATTTAGTAAGGCATCTGCTAATGATATGCTCGAGCGGTATAAACGATTTTTCCCAACGCTACAGCCAATTGATTTTTCGACTATCCATAGCTTAGCCTTTCAAATTACGCGTGATTATTTTTCAGGATCTCGTTACGTCATGATAGAAGGCAGTGAGACAAATGGCCTTCATAAGAAGAAACTCCTCCGTGAAATGTACCGAACGGAAAATGATGAGCCAATTACAGATGACCAATTAGAAGAGTTGATTTCTTTTATTAGTTACGTGAAAAATAAAATGCTGCCTAGGAAACAATGGGCAAAATTGAAAGAACCTTTTCCTGGAGCAATCGAAATCCT is part of the Planococcus kocurii genome and encodes:
- a CDS encoding DUF2382 domain-containing protein translates to MTNNKFMGTFDNETEVLSKIEELKAQGSKEDDMYVMARDEGQISMVRGRTDVDYKSSEGNWMDKFMGFLSGDDSTREAFSGMGVDKDEADRYYNEVQNGKILLFVDREYGANYEGQAPYDNTSTSTAAGTMGAAGLGSNRNHLDNEAVGRDGLTVDTNEENDVYYNKKNDTFSRDTTDTAGVGKDAGTGFGLGSDRTTEDLNRTDRLDGTDKNFNHGDTEEEKLRLHEERLSVDKERVQTGEVNVGKHVVEENQTIEVPVEREEVYIERRPVNEETTGNSFDNNSGLTGDAYQEGENIHIPVTEERVEVTKKDVVAEEIIVGKRKVQDTETVNETVRHEEADIDEDTISTKDKLNHDDHKDRDRF
- a CDS encoding YwbE family protein yields the protein MDGKKRSDVKPGIEVHVILKQDQRSGKKTHGVVKDLLTNSATHPHGIKVRLQDGQVGRVCEILSGK